In a genomic window of Glycine max cultivar Williams 82 chromosome 13, Glycine_max_v4.0, whole genome shotgun sequence:
- the N-20 gene encoding nodulin-20, whose product MNSPFGLSFCLFDSMEKCLADHKASLKDPQDNNNLASMSSLPGSIQNQPLLIETVKFRTVLKTCSHVSAQYCFTNPNVATSALADCLMPSLNQCVYPGSILLPPPPPPPPLI is encoded by the exons ATGAATAGTCCATTTGGGTTGTCTTTTTGCCTTTTTGATTCTATGGAGAAGTGCTTGGCAGACCATAAAGCCTCACTTAAAGATCCCCAAGATAACAACAACCTAGCTTCAATGTCGTCTCTTCCTGGCTCAATCCAAAATCAGCCACTCCTCATTGAGACTGTAAAATTCAGAACCGTCTTGAAAACCTGTTCCCATGTCAGTGCACAATATTGTTTCACTAATCCTAACGTTGCTACATCGGCTTTAGCGGATTGTCTCATGCCATCTCTCAATCAATGTGTTTATCCTG GTTCTATCTTATTACCACCCCCGCCACCACCCCCGCCACTTATTTAG
- the LOC100809009 gene encoding interactor of constitutive active ROPs 3: MQTPKTRSSSSSSEVPQKVSPRGGRRLRPATLDTTASSLSQPNKTSKDNTSPKLTDRRSPRSPAPERKRPSRIFELESQNSQLKEDLKVVRNQLGVSESCKKQAQQDAEESKKQVASLSLKLEDSQQQLVKFSATEQSRVVELQKTIEEHDKTWQSELRNAQQKLSDNTAALTSAIDEIQQLKVQLELVANCENAHTQIAESSDVELLNLKDNLAESLSLVENMKNQLKDSKESAQAQALVNETLRQLEAAKRTVEFLRADAAKAVNGYNFASLELDQSRARVNSLEELVSKLEFGLISNKCNGSINFADDSIMEILQKGETDSNRIEAQIYSLRSAIESAETKHQEEQIECSVKIRKAYELIEQIKSESSKRESQLEAELKRKNADIEELKANLMDKETELQCIVEENEKLNLKLEKRMSSQREHELQKELRKLDECVAGLKADLMEKKTTLQSISEENEMLKLEISKRFAHGGKVMEEVAAQLEAAKASEREAVMKLGIVMEDSDRSNRKAARVAEQLEASQAANSIIEAELRRLKIQSDQWRKAAEAAAAMLSAGNNGKLSERSMSLDNNYNSIMNKYSPFCEELDDDDFQTKKNGNMLKKIGVLWRKPKK; encoded by the exons ATGCAGACCCCAAAGACAAG AAGTAGTAGTAGCTCCTCTGAAGTGCCTCAGAAAGTGTCCCCTCGTGGTGGACGCCGACTCAGGCCTGCTACACTGGACACTACTGCATCTTCATTAAGCCAACCTAACAAAACATCAAAGGATAATACAAGTCCCAAACTCACCGACCGCAGATCACCCAGAAGCCCCGCTCCTGAG AGGAAGCGTCCTAGCAGAATATTCGAATTGGAATCTCAGAATTCTCAACTCAAAGAGGATTTGAAGGTGGTGAGGAACCAGCTCGGTGTGTCTGAATCATGCAAGAAGCAAGCTCAGCAAGATGCTGAAGAGTCCAAGAAGCAAGTAGCTTCCCTATCCTTGAAACTTGAAGATTCTCAACAGCAACTTGTGAAGTTCTCGGCTACAGAACAATCTCGTGTTGTTGAgctccagaaaaccatagaagAGCATGACAAGACTTGGCAATCCGAGCTTAGGAATGCCCAACAGAAGCTCTCAGACAACACCGCTGCGCTTACCTCTGCCATCGACGAAATTCAGCAGCTCAAGGTTCAGCTTGAATTGGTAGCTAACTGTGAGAATGCGCACACGCAAATTGCGGAATCATCAGACGTGGAGCTGCTAAACTTGAAGGATAACTTGGCAGAATCTCTTTCTCTTGTGGAGAACATGAAAAACCAACTTAAAGATTCCAAAGAGTCAGCTCAGGCACAAGCTTTGGTCAATGAGACTTTGAGGCAACTTGAGGCTGCAAAAAGAACTGTTGAGTTTCTGAGAGCTGATGCTGCTAAAGCTGTCAATGGCTACAACTTTGCTTCTTTGGAGTTAGACCAATCTAGAGCACGGGTGAACTCACTAGAGGAACTAGTAAGCAAACTTGAGTTTGGCCTCATTAGTAACAAATGCAACGGTTCTATAAATTTTGCAGATGATAGTATCATGGAGATATTACAAAAGGGTGAGACAGATTCTAATCGCATTGAAGCACAAATTTACTCTTTGAGGTCTGCAATAGAGAGTGCTGAAACTAAGCACCAGGAAGAACAGATCGAGTGTTCTGTGAAGATTAGGAAAGCCTATGAGTTGATTGAACAGATAAAATCAGAATCAAGCAAGAGGGAATCTCAGCTAGAGGctgaattaaaaagaaagaatgccGATATTGAAGAGTTGAAGGCTAACCTAATGGACAAGGAAACTGAGTTGCAGTGCATTGTGGAGGAGAATGAGAAGTTGAATTTGAAGCTTGAAAAAAGGATGTCATCACAAAGAGAACATGAACTTCAAAAGGAGCTTCGAAAACTAGATGAATGCGTGGCTGGATTGAAGGCCGACCTGATGGAAAAGAAAACAACGTTGCAAAGCATATCTGAAGAGAATGAAATGCTGAAGTTGGAGATCAGTAAGAGGTTTGCACATGGTGGTAAGGTGATGGAGGAAGTTGCTGCACAACTAGAGGCAGCTAAGGCTTCGGAACGCGAGGCGGTTATGAAGCTTGGTATTGTGATGGAAGATTCAGACAGAAGCAACCGAAAGGCGGCGAGGGTGGCCGAGCAACTGGAAGCATCTCAAGCAGCAAATTCAATAATAGAAGCTGAACTAAGAAGGTTGAAGATACAGTCTGATCAATGGAGAAAGGCTGCAGAGGCAGCTGCTGCAATGCTCTCAGCAGGGAACAATGGGAAACTTAGTGAGAGATCAATGTCTTTGGACAACAACTATAACTCTATAATGAACAAGTACTCACCTTTTTGTGAAGagcttgatgatgatgattttcaGACCAAGAAAAATGGCAACATGCTCAAGAAGATTGGGGTCTTGTGGAGGAAACCTAAAAAATAG
- the LOC778104 gene encoding Dof11 (The RefSeq protein has 1 substitution compared to this genomic sequence), with protein sequence MNPSSGQPQQMSSQSVEKKPKPHPEQALKCPRCDSTNTKFCYYNNYSLSQPRYFCKSCRRYWTKGGTLRNVPVGGGCRKKRSSSLKRAQGQTLTPNLNPLTTLPHLSYDSNDFTLAVARFQKQSSGQLGYNDRDLSTLGNPTTGSFCDILGNSGMNPSSANPSFLDAIRTGFLETQNHLQNLYCMYGNGDLGEVDNGNSGVVGVSGEMMLPYDQVIMSNATTQSVSVMKQEMCSRREQSERRVLGGFPWQINADTNIGELDSGRTIASWNSFTNSWHGFLQSPLM encoded by the exons ATGAATCCTTCTAGTGGACAACCCCAG CAAATGTCTAGCCAGTCAGTGGAGAAGAAGCCAAAGCCTCATCCAGAACAAGCTCTGAAATGCCCAAGATGTGACTCCACCAACACAAAATTTTGCTACTACAACAATTATAGTCTTTCTCAGCCAAGATATTTCTGCAAGTCTTGTAGGAGATATTGGACAAAAGGAGGAACACTGAGGAATGTTCCAGTGGGAGGAGGATGCAGGAAGAAGAGATCATCATCATTAAAGAGGGCTCAAGATCAAACATTGACACCCAATCTTAATCCACTCACTACACTCCCTCATTTGTCTTATGACTCCAATGACTTCACTCTAGCAGTAGCTAGGTTTCAAAAACAATCAAGTGGACAATTGGGTTACAATGATCGTGATCTTTCAACTTTGGGGAACCCCACCACAGGCTCATTTTGTGACATTCTTGGCAATTCAGGCATGAATCCCTCCTCAGCAAACCCTTCATTTTTGGATGCAATTCGAACTGGTTTCCTTGAGACACAAAACCATCTTCAGAATTTGTATTGTATGTATGGAAACGGGGACTTGGGGGAGGTGGATAATGGCAATTCTGGTGTGGTTGGGGTTAGTGGAGAGATGATGCTCCCTTACGATCAAGTgataatgagcaatgcaacaaCTCAATCAGTGAGTGTAATGAAGCAAGAAATGTGTAGTCGCAGAGAACAAAGTGAAAGGAGGGTGTTGGGGGGGTTCCCATGGCAGATTAATGCAGACACTAACATTGGCGAACTTGACTCAGGAAGAACAATTGCAAGTTGGAACAGTTTCACAAATTCTTGGCACGGGTTTCTCCAAAGTCCTCTAATGTAG